In Anopheles arabiensis isolate DONGOLA chromosome 2, AaraD3, whole genome shotgun sequence, the genomic window CACATCCCACACGGAGGGGTGGGTCGAATGGGAGGAGGAAGGAGAAGAGCGCTTTTTAGCGAGCGTCgtgcgtttgttgttttctttttataaaaCGGCCAAACCGAACGAAGTTGATTTTCCGCAGCTCTTGCAGCGCGCAAATGACTAAAAAACACTTTTCCGATGGaggaaaaacacacgcacacacatagcgCAGACACTTACACAGTTCCTGTTTTCACCGTTTCACTGCTTTGCGCAACACAGTGTCTGCAGAAACCACTAATCAGCCTCTATCGACCAACAAAGAGGTCCAGCGCAAAGGACTGCTCTTctccagttccagttccaggTTTGAAAAGTGTACGCGTGTGTAGATGCATGGGTATGTGTgccatgcatgtgtgtgtgtgtgtgtgtttgggaaaAGAGCAAACATTCGTCAgggatgagagagcgagatacaGTGGAGCAGTAGAGCTCAGCGCGGCAATGATGACAGCAGCAtaagcagcagtagtagtagacACCGTTCTCTCTCTTATCCTGCAccagtagtggtggtggtagtgacgATGGTGGCGAGTAGCAGTAGCATCTCGAACATGATGgtggttaaaaaaacattgtccAAACGGGAAACTCTTTTCACGATAAACCGTTTTGCTAACTTTTCTCCACACTGTTGGATTGGTTTGCAGTCAACAATTACCGAGACACATTGCACACACAATTAAGCAAGGTTAGCACACATTTTCCAGCTCTTCCCATCATGCATCGCAATGCaaggacgtgtgtgtgtgtgtgtgtgagtttgtacAAGTGTTGATGAGTCTTTTATCCATCTTATCGGGGCTTGTGTCATTCCGTGGCTTGTAGCATTGATTCTCGGAATGTTTCAAGACTTTCACTAAATACTATCAGTTTCACCTAGATCACAGACCACACCACCATGTGCAACAATGTTTTTCAAGCATCATCAAGACGCTTAGCTTCGTTTTTCACTGGTTTGGTTcattgaaaagaaaagtggattttcttttcatctcGTGCTCTCGCCATCCCTCTTTCGCTTCCGCACGGTGGTTGCCGTACACATATGTACCAGTTACACAAGTTCACAGCAGGAAACGCTTCCCGGAGCGTTTGATGATCGATTGCAGCACGCACAGACAGCGAGCGAGCCTAAACCGTGTCACATACACGACGCACCCGTGGCCTGTGGCAGGGAAGGGCgatttcctcctcctctctcGCTGGCAGCATTCCACCACACAGCCGAACCCCAGTAGTAGCCCCAGCAAGCAATAGTTTTGCtacatcaccagcagcagcagtagcagcagtgtgtTGTACTCTGTTGGATGACACTTTTTTCCAGTTGTGACAGTTTGCCGTTTTTCATCACTGACCaaccaacgacgacgacgacgacgaggtgGTACTCGGGAGGGAACtcattttccatccaccttctcacacacacacacacacacacacatacacccactcGCTCTCTCCCGCTCTGACTCACAGTGCATGTGGGTCCTTCTAACACACACgtaaacacagacacacgcacacacgttcgttgttgcggccatcGCATTTTCCCAGGACGTGGAGCGCGCTGGCCaaggcacacacactgtgtttCGTTCGCACCGTGGTCCGGCCTTCGAAGGGCATTCCTCCATCCGCCGAAGGCCTTGCGAGTGTGGCGGACGTTCCTTTAGCCTACATTTTGCCGCTCGCATCGTTGTCGGTGTGCGCTTTTTCATTTGCTTAATTAACTTAAACCCGCACCCGGGGGGTGGTGACACTGGGGGGGAAGAGACTACGGGAAAATGGTAAACGCATGGCGCAAGGCCGGAAGTAGGGACCGCACGGGAAAATTGGATTCCATCGagcacacagatacacacacacatacatactcatacacacgcacacacggggAACGGCAGATAGCGAAAAGCGCAACATTAGAGTGATCGAGGGGGAAAAAGTGGGAAGCAAGCACGCAAGGGAAAAGGGCAGCGTTCACGCGAGCAAAACCTGCGGTCACAAAACAGGTTGCAGCAGCTCGTACGCACTGTAGTTCGGCCCTGGGAGAGAAGGGGCAACCGGGCAGGAGCAAGCGAgctggaaaagttttccccgGTCGGTTCCCTTATTCGGCCCCGTTCCGCACGGATGAATGACCATGCGAGGGACGAGGAAGCGATTcgccaaaataaaaacacaaaaacaacaatcacCAAATGGTGATACACActtacacaagcacacacacacagagacacataCACTAAACCATGCCAGCCAGCAGGGGAACAACGGGCAGCCAAAGACACGCTGGGAAACGGGTCCGCGGATCGCTACAACTAACAGAGCAGCCCTGTGTGCGCGGTACGAATGCGGCGATGGCGATGTCCGAGTTTTTCCACCGAGTTTTTCCACCGAGATGCGCTCTCGGGCGTGCGAGAGCTACGCAGGGCTCGTCGAGGAGAAAACAGAGGGAGGGGTTTcctccgcgcgcgcgcgtgtgtgtgtgtgtgggcacgGGCACTGGCTGTTCCTGTCTCGGGGCACGGGAGCGTTCTCGGCGTACGACCTTTGTTCCACCAGCGATTCCTTCGATCTGAAACCGGAGAGCCTTCCGTTTTCCGCAGTTTCCACGAGTGAGTTTTCCTTGCGAGTGAGTGCTCGAGAAGGGGTGGGGGTGGTGGGGACGGGGAGGTGGCTTTGGAGTCACCCCTTTTTGTGTGAAGGCAGGCGAATGCTGCTAcaccgccaccatcatcacaccACTACAGCGAAAAGAGACCAGTGAATCGACACAAATACTCTCACATTGCTTTGGAGCGCGAGATATGAAAACGTGTGTGTTGGGGCTGGCTGTGAGcggctctctcgctctctcgtaTTTTGCAATGGTGGCCACCACTTCAGGCACGTTATCTGCTGGAAGGCAAACAGTAGGAAAGGCAAAGAAGAACCAACCACAGTAGTGGGCAAACTCGCAGTCTCCATTTCTCTTTCCATCGCACTCGCTCGTGCAGAGAGCTGTGAGTTGTGACATGACGTgagtctctctctcacacacacacattgtccctctctccctctgtggATCGCATTGTATTTTGCACACTTGGCTGCGTtatctcccttttttcccgcACAAACGCGGTTCGCAACAGCGAGAGACACGGCCGCGCCATCACGCACACGTACACGAACGTGTTCTGAAGCGatgggagaaagagagcgagagagcgtgAGAGCCACCCCATTTGTgctccccttttttgtgtgtcgtgggagagcagcagtagcagcagcagcagcagactcGCGAACTGTCAGTGGAGTTGGCGAGCAAAATTGGGGCCGATGGAGGAATTTCTCCCTACTTTTTGAAGGGCACTCGGTACCCTCTCTGCTGCCTCCGCCATCGTCGCTGGCCTCCCCGCAAACCCTTCCCCGCAACTGTGCTAAGCAGATCCTTGATTTATCAGGCGCGCACAGGACGGTGTCACAGATTCCCTCCGCccgaaggaagaagggccagCCGCTAATAAATTGTTGCTTCGACAAGGGGGTACCGTCTGTGTAATTGATCTTTTAAAGCACTTTTCCTTCGATTACTGAGGCTTATCAGCTTTGCAAAATGGGAGGTCTACATTTTGCCTCAGGGATGACAGGTCAACACAACCGGGCAGGAATGGAACGGTCCCCCGCCCCTCTTGGAGCcatggaagctgctgctgttcgtgcCGAAAAGTCGATGAGGTCATCTTTAGTGAAGATGTGGAGTGAAGGGAGTGTATAACTGGGAGGTGGCCAAAGTGCACATGGGGGTGTTTTCTGCAAACTAAAACCTGGAACGTGTTGTTGCCTTTATGACGGCTAATGCCTGACCGATGTACGAACGAaaccacacacagcacacaccgtCTCGTCGTCACACATTATCGCGCATacactggcacacacacacacactcggacgcacgcatgcacacaTTATGCGGTGGAAGAGATtagcgcacaaacacacacacatggagaGATTCAGGCACACATATGGGGCGACGGGGCACTTCTCAAGGGTTTCCCAGGTGCTGTTGCCCACCTGAAGCCGCTGGTACGTTTTTCACTATCGGTGCAAAACGTCACTCGCAGGTGGATCAGATTGCTCTGCAGGGTTTGGAAGCGGGAggcagggagggagggagggaggattAGTGATGCAGCGAGCAAGATTAGATGACCGTGCGTAATCTCAGAGGAGCGAAGAGGAAGGACACCCGAACCACCACCCTCTGCAGCCCCGTACacttgcaacaacaacaacaacaacaacagcgcacacatacacacggtaCGGTCGCGTCTGCTTGCGACGTGTGTGCGGTGAACTTTACACTTTCCAAGTCCCCCTTTTTTCTTAACCTCTCGCAACCCCACCGGAGCGGAGTGGAGCCCAACCTTTGGCAAACGTGGTGCGTGTTTTCGTTCCGCGCGTTCTGTTCTGTCTGTTCCGCGGGCGTGTAGCTGTTCCAGCGACTACTGACGCGAGAGTGCGGCAGAAAGGCAGATTAGCGGCCCCGGATACACAGACACATCGAAGCGCGGCTGCACACATCGAAATCGCCGCTCCAAGGCGCTGGGGTGGTGGGTTGGaaaggagagagtgagagagagagggcaaaAAAAGCTGAGAAGGGGTGGAATAGGAGGTCAAGACTTTGCGAATCGCGATCTCCTACGATATTTCGCCTACTTTGGGGGGTGTGAGCTTATTTTTGATGATGCTACTGCAAACGCGTATGGAAGCCGAGGGGTTGATaaggcttttttttgcaagatgTGCAATTGAATACGTACACgtacagatacacacacacacaagtataccatacacgaacacacaggcgcgcgcgcttgcAAACCACTGGCACTGAACGAGAATGTCAATTTTGTTTGCGGTGTGTTGAGTTTGACTTAGAATTCCGATGCGCTGGATGTGTTTTGGTGGGTGCTACACAGCCGAACTGAGCAGAAGCTGTCCGTTTTGGGGAATGTCAGGGGCAAACGTGTAATCAAAAAAAATCTTCGTAAATTAATAATGTTTACATCAATTCCACCGGGAGCCTAAGAGCTAAAGCTGAGGGTAATAAAGCTTTCTTGCTTCAATAGTGACTAAAACACATCGTTTTGGGGGTAGATGTGCTATTTCTTTTCCGCCCGTGAGCGTGATTGGACAGCGTACGTACGCGCTAACTTCACTTCGGTTTTGTGCCGAAACGCCAGACTTCGGGTAGCATATCATCCCCCCATTTTGAGCGTCACGTTTCGATTGCGGAATCCACCACTTTACACACTGGGCTAGTGTGAAGCAATGCTTGGACAATATTATGGTGAACGTGTTGGTTGCCATTATATTGCTTTTGTGAATGGatgaggcgaaagaactccatTGGAGCCAAAGCCTTTATAAACgatacaaacaacaacattttttgaatgtatttttttcattaaaattaatacgCTTACGACATGTGTCGATTAAATCAGAAAAATGGATTCccttttgatgttttgatttttaaataaaaaataacatttttcttcttttttcttcttttcattgTCTCTTTCAGGTACCGTCAAACACGGTACAGCTCCAGACGTATTCGGAAGCGAGTAATCTTCAAGCAGGGTGACTGCAATGTAATTCAAGGAAATGTAGCAAAAAGACGTCGTCGTTATTTACAGGTAAAACATGTAACACGTTAATAATAAAGCGAAAGAATCACATACTCAACAATCTCACCCACTAGCCGcaattacattttttaaaataagtttatgattataatttataatactTGAAACATTTGGCCGTCCGGTAGCCGCTGTGCCGATgttcgtgaaatatttcaacccAATTGAAAAGTTTGCACGATTCAAAATAGTTTCATAAATTTACGCTAGAGGGCCAAACCCCGTACTGTAAAACGTGTTTCTGTAACGgcgtttgatgtttttgtttctcgcAGGACATTTTTACCACTCTGGTCGATATTCAGTGGAGATGGACGCTGTTTGTATTTGCCTGCTCGTTCATACTGAGCTGGTTAGGGTTCGCAGCTATTTGGTACCTGATCGCCCTGAGCCATGGAGACATTCAAGCGGTGGGCGGTAAGATACGCACAGTGCGCCATTTTAAAGTAATTTGTCACATTTGATCCTCGATTTCTGTTCCTCAGATGAAAGTCACAAACCGTGTGTAACGTACATTTATGGCTTCACGTCTGCCTTCCTGTTTTCGCTCGAGACACAGCATACGATAGGTAAGTGCTGGACGAATTGAAGTCCCCTGTAAGCCCGTTCCGTTCTAAGACATTGCCCTGGCGCTTCAATTACAGGCTACGGCAATCGGTACATCACCGAGGAGTGTCCGGAAGGCATCTTCATTCTCGCCCTGCAAAGCATTACCGGCGTCTTCATCCAAGCATTTATGGTCGGCATCGTGTTTGCAAAGTTGTCCCGGCCGAAAAAGCGTGCCCAAACGTTGCTATTTTCCAAGAACGCTGTCATCTGCCATCGGGACGGTATGCCATGCCTGCTGTTTCGTGTTGGCGACATGCGAAAGAGCCACATTATTGAAGCGCACGTGACGGCTCAAATCATTCGTCGGAAGGTATAACGTGGAAGTGGCGAACTTTCTTTCCGAGACATATGTACTACTAGTGTGTATCTTTTCGGTTTCCCATGCAGGTCACAAAAGAGGGAGAAGTTCTTCCATTTTACCAGCAAAACATGGAGGTCAGCTGTGATGGGGGCGACGATCGGCTAATGTTTATTTGGCCGACGATCGTGGTGCACAAGATCGATCGGGATAGCCCACTGTACGGGTTGTCCGCTCAGGATATGCTGAAGGAACGTTTCGAGATCGTTGTCATGTTGGGTGAGTGTGTTTAGAACGATGGGTTCCAATTCAGCTCCTTAAAATGGACTTACGATGTATCACTTACAGAGGGTGTGGTGGAATCGACCGGTATGACTACGCAAGCACGCAGCAGCTATCTACCGTCCGAGATTTTATGGGGACATCGTTTCGAGTCGGTGGTAACGTTCAAACGGGAAACAGGAGAATATGAGGTGAGAACTATTCAAAGAGCGAAAGGAAGGATTTTCATAAATACTAAAATTTGAAACTGTTTTAAGGTTGATTACACGACGTTCAACAACACGTACGAAGTGGATACTCCTCTGTGCAGTGCTCGTCAGCTGCGAGAAGTGAAAAAGGAATTAAACAAACAGAATGGAGTAACAGGTGAGTACGATGAGCAAGTTAGTGAGTGCTCAAACTCAACATACACCCCATCCGTTCCCCTCAGCAGAAGCGTCTTCTGATACCGATGAATCCGACACATCGTCGGTGGAAGTGTCGTCCCGCAAGAACTCGCTCAGCAACGGCTACCTTCGCTTCACGCCAGTGTACGCGAACACCAACGAGCAAACGAACGGTGCGGCCGGTGACACGATGGCACTCCCGCCCGCCATTATCACATCTGGTGGTGGCGCCCCGACGGTATCACCCGGAAGCGAGCGCAAGAAGAACTTTCGCAAGCTGTCTATCAAGGAGCCGTCGATGGATTCCCTCTGCTAGTACCAAAGTCGTCGCGTCAGAGCGGGGTAAGTCGCATAGTGGGCAGAGTATTTCctccgctgtgtgtgtgcgtatggaTGACGCTGGTTGTGTGCGTGGATGGGATGTGTAGACTGTATTGTTCCTATTAGCACGAGGGCGTTAATCCGTCACGGTCCATCACGGGTGAGCGATggacgttgctgctgccgctgctatGATACTGATCTCATTTCGCACTGCGACTCCAATGTCAAGTGCTGTTATTGTTGGCCGAATGACAGACGCTGGGAGAGTAGCGCGATGGGTGTGGAGGGATGCTAAACCGGGAACGAGGAACTAGTTTCATTCTAACTCTAATTCTGTCCATTTTTGGGGACAGGATGCACATGACGGCTGTTGAAGCTGCAAAGAATAATTTACTTTATTCATCGCTAAAAGGCAAGACTAACACACCTGCGTTTTGGGCATGCACGTGTTCTATTCGTATGCGTACGGGAGGGGGCGGACAAGCCCGACAGTGAATGAACTTGGTCACGGTTGCGCCGGGAGGACAGCCGTCAATGATTGCGAACGTGTTTGCGCATTTTAAATAAAGCCCTAATGAGCGGCGAGCAGGGCTCATAAAGTACGACACTAATTAGCGCGCATCGGATGTGCTTGAAATTCGGCGGCAGCACGAGCCGCACAccgctgtgttgtgttgctgttttcgCCTCTTTCGCCGTGTCGGTCTATTGCCAAACGAGCGAACAATTGAAAGAAACATGTGTTTGGCGAGGTCTATTATGGATGAGCGCTTTGCGCGGTACGGTAATTTGCATACCGGGCAGGAACTGGGTAATTGACATTGGTCGCGTGGTTATGTGTGTGAAAGTTTGAGCCATCGGGCATAAAATGGTATCAGGGCAGGGCGATAAATTTTTCTCCAGTAATTGGGAAATGCGTTATGTTGCGGCCTTGTATTAGGGCAAGGGTGGAGCTGTTTTCCTTCCTGGTGTCAGCAATGACCTTCATAGGGATGTTTCCTTGTGTGAGAGACTCCCGCTAGGAACGTGCCAATACACGACGTACACACGCCACATGCCGTATGAGAAGGCGGCTCGTGCACGATGACAACTCCAAGGTGTAATTTATGTCATTTGGATTCGCATCGCAGACTGTTTGTGTTACGCAATGCATTAAAACTTGGAATAATTATAATCGTCTCGTGTATTACCATACCCCCGTCGTTTCAGAATACTTCTGAAAGGCACATGCGTCTTAAAAGTGGGGAAAGATTCATTGAGCTAACCGCAGCCATGT contains:
- the LOC120898387 gene encoding G protein-activated inward rectifier potassium channel 3-like isoform X4; this encodes MGSLSVFCQFWIVASQHSIVSLLRSSHRSRLRHIGQWYRQTRYSSRRIRKRVIFKQGDCNVIQGNVAKRRRRYLQDIFTTLVDIQWRWTLFVFACSFILSWLGFAAIWYLIALSHGDIQAVGDESHKPCVTYIYGFTSAFLFSLETQHTIGYGNRYITEECPEGIFILALQSITGVFIQAFMVGIVFAKLSRPKKRAQTLLFSKNAVICHRDGMPCLLFRVGDMRKSHIIEAHVTAQIIRRKVTKEGEVLPFYQQNMEVSCDGGDDRLMFIWPTIVVHKIDRDSPLYGLSAQDMLKERFEIVVMLEGVVESTGMTTQARSSYLPSEILWGHRFESVVTFKRETGEYEVDYTTFNNTYEVDTPLCSARQLREVKKELNKQNGVTAEASSDTDESDTSSVEVSSRKNSLSNGYLRFTPVYANTNEQTNGAAGDTMALPPAIITSGGGAPTVSPGSERKKNFRKLSIKEPSMDSLC
- the LOC120898387 gene encoding G protein-activated inward rectifier potassium channel 3-like isoform X1, which gives rise to MTKLLEDARQTDRSAQDGADPDAAGCWTKLLDDTSATHKQPIIVGPAARPDPGSDIVKELLVTVDPETGKTGQQAIDGAANNGEQRVAGGRRRESILGTFHRQLRMSLKAVSETPGPLTRYRQTRYSSRRIRKRVIFKQGDCNVIQGNVAKRRRRYLQDIFTTLVDIQWRWTLFVFACSFILSWLGFAAIWYLIALSHGDIQAVGDESHKPCVTYIYGFTSAFLFSLETQHTIGYGNRYITEECPEGIFILALQSITGVFIQAFMVGIVFAKLSRPKKRAQTLLFSKNAVICHRDGMPCLLFRVGDMRKSHIIEAHVTAQIIRRKVTKEGEVLPFYQQNMEVSCDGGDDRLMFIWPTIVVHKIDRDSPLYGLSAQDMLKERFEIVVMLEGVVESTGMTTQARSSYLPSEILWGHRFESVVTFKRETGEYEVDYTTFNNTYEVDTPLCSARQLREVKKELNKQNGVTAEASSDTDESDTSSVEVSSRKNSLSNGYLRFTPVYANTNEQTNGAAGDTMALPPAIITSGGGAPTVSPGSERKKNFRKLSIKEPSMDSLC
- the LOC120898387 gene encoding G protein-activated inward rectifier potassium channel 3-like isoform X3, which produces MFDQLRRWWRRIVVSSSSGGGGGGGYGMAMAARKLKPCFSQISIAIDNDKWAASSTEPDWHEEMLKYRQTRYSSRRIRKRVIFKQGDCNVIQGNVAKRRRRYLQDIFTTLVDIQWRWTLFVFACSFILSWLGFAAIWYLIALSHGDIQAVGDESHKPCVTYIYGFTSAFLFSLETQHTIGYGNRYITEECPEGIFILALQSITGVFIQAFMVGIVFAKLSRPKKRAQTLLFSKNAVICHRDGMPCLLFRVGDMRKSHIIEAHVTAQIIRRKVTKEGEVLPFYQQNMEVSCDGGDDRLMFIWPTIVVHKIDRDSPLYGLSAQDMLKERFEIVVMLEGVVESTGMTTQARSSYLPSEILWGHRFESVVTFKRETGEYEVDYTTFNNTYEVDTPLCSARQLREVKKELNKQNGVTAEASSDTDESDTSSVEVSSRKNSLSNGYLRFTPVYANTNEQTNGAAGDTMALPPAIITSGGGAPTVSPGSERKKNFRKLSIKEPSMDSLC
- the LOC120898387 gene encoding G protein-activated inward rectifier potassium channel 3-like isoform X2; the encoded protein is MTKLLEDARQTDRSAQDGADPDAAGCWTKLLDDTSATHKQPIIVGPAARPDPGSDIVKELLVTVDPETGKTGQQAIDGAANNGEQRVAGGRRRESILGTFHRQLRMSLKAVSETPGPLTRYRQTRYSSRRIRKRVIFKQGDCNVIQGNVAKRRRRYLQDIFTTLVDIQWRWTLFVFACSFILSWLGFAAIWYLIALSHGDIQAVGDESHKPCVTYIYGFTSAFLFSLETQHTIGYGNRYITEECPEGIFILALQSITGVFIQAFMVGIVFAKLSRPKKRAQTLLFSKNAVICHRDGMPCLLFRVGDMRKSHIIEAHVTAQIIRRKVTKEGEVLPFYQQNMEVSCDGGDDRLMFIWPTIVVHKIDRDSPLYGLSAQDMLKERFEIVVMLEGVVESTGMTTQARSSYLPSEILWGHRFESVVTFKRETGEYEVDYTTFNNTYEVDTPLCSARQLREVKKELNKQNGVTEASSDTDESDTSSVEVSSRKNSLSNGYLRFTPVYANTNEQTNGAAGDTMALPPAIITSGGGAPTVSPGSERKKNFRKLSIKEPSMDSLC
- the LOC120898387 gene encoding G protein-activated inward rectifier potassium channel 3-like isoform X5 encodes the protein MKGTWFSVRYRQTRYSSRRIRKRVIFKQGDCNVIQGNVAKRRRRYLQDIFTTLVDIQWRWTLFVFACSFILSWLGFAAIWYLIALSHGDIQAVGDESHKPCVTYIYGFTSAFLFSLETQHTIGYGNRYITEECPEGIFILALQSITGVFIQAFMVGIVFAKLSRPKKRAQTLLFSKNAVICHRDGMPCLLFRVGDMRKSHIIEAHVTAQIIRRKVTKEGEVLPFYQQNMEVSCDGGDDRLMFIWPTIVVHKIDRDSPLYGLSAQDMLKERFEIVVMLEGVVESTGMTTQARSSYLPSEILWGHRFESVVTFKRETGEYEVDYTTFNNTYEVDTPLCSARQLREVKKELNKQNGVTAEASSDTDESDTSSVEVSSRKNSLSNGYLRFTPVYANTNEQTNGAAGDTMALPPAIITSGGGAPTVSPGSERKKNFRKLSIKEPSMDSLC